One window from the genome of Pseudoliparis swirei isolate HS2019 ecotype Mariana Trench chromosome 24, NWPU_hadal_v1, whole genome shotgun sequence encodes:
- the dennd1c gene encoding DENN domain-containing protein 1B isoform X1, producing the protein MGSRLKENPERTFYWFFEAACPVARDKDPGVLFQFPEDFSDEESCQMLPRFCFPYDIQRVREGAAVQQFTFVLTDLEGCQRFGFCRLTNNTNTCLCILSYLPWFEVFYKLLNNLADYLTKGQTNEMKALLAALYKQPLPPAAGSVTLQMGEQLLVSTEGSPPVGHPKGQEGVPYFIAPDPRSLPSIPENRNLTELIVAVDVGNLLQLYASTLFERRILIFASKLSTLTSCVHALSAVLYPMYWQHIFIPVLPPHLLDYCCAPMPYLIGVHASLSERVRSRGLEEVVILNVDTNTLETPFEDLKRIPSDVVSGLKACLKRQAVSPGCGVSRAFLKAQALLFGGYRDALQGQKEGEVWFSEELFVDHKSASMRQFLQSAIHLQSFKQFIDGRLDILNEEKEPDDLFEEEILKCEAAAGRSKSYQQLVGNLKKGGGALILNMKSKANMRAKGLTKSGLKNLLMHKAHNEEHTLQRGGSVSHRRAQSDCLQNRLPITPHFGRSRPRRPGNNLRAPRDEEDMQDTGDPWAGAVSEPAVHPDSERQEDEEEDDSPLCDPEEMDLLGEIFDTLGSRSSHERGLLYGTRSLDLFAPDSHDYITKGRFPANPSQESLSLSISGSLHSWNQETTEELSDLTEDSDWLCLAPEEEGTDSLLAVCEVGEQEIREREVREEQEEVKVATNGKQEEEIDDGWNNCEEVRLEVKTEGREEKRASLGEDPGKEVADERLREMEDVQNPNKEVENEMREMQKNKAREEEEKETQEEKGKEVTSNTFIKTIPFPLNPEEDNLKPTAPPGPRSLTVDPPAQRKRREGAGAKEEQEKRQSPSPPKELPAVARFQSPASGTAEPAGPGRPCSSPCDSDTPEERRRSEGHEDEDLPPSKVSELKKRFEA; encoded by the exons ATGGGCTCCAGACTGAA AGAAAACCCTGAGCGAACCTTCTACTGGTTCTTTGAAGCAGCGTGCCCCGTAGCCCGAGACAAAG ATCCTGGTGTACTGTTTCAGTTTCCAGAGGACTTCAGTGATGAG GAGTCTTGTCAAATGTTACCCAGGTTCTGCTTCCCATATGACATCCAAAG agtgagggagggagcggCCGTGCAGCAATTCACTTTTGTTTTGACCGACCTCGAGGGATGCCAGCGGTTTGGCTTTTGCCGTCTcaccaacaacacaaacacctgCCTTTGCATCCTGAG TTATCTTCCGTGGTTTGAAGTGTTTTACAAACTTCTCAACAACTTGGCGGATTACCTCACAAAAGGACAG ACCAATGAGATGAAAGCGCTGCTGGCGGCCCTCTACAAGCAGCCCTTACCCCCGGCAGCTGGATCTGTCACTCTGCAGATG GGAGAGCAGCTATTGGTCAGCACAGAGGGGTCCCCTCCTGTTGGACACCCAAAGGGACAAGAGGGG GTTCCATACTTCATTGCTCCAGACCCCAGAAGTCTCCCTTCCATCCCTGAAAAT AGGAACCTGACGGAGCTGATCGTGGCAGTCGATGTGGGCAACCTGCTGCAGCTCTATGCCAGCACGCTGTTTGAGAGACGCATCCTCATCTTTGCCAGCAAACTCAGCACT ctGACGTCTTGCGTGCATGCACTCAGTGCGGTGTTGTACCCGATGTACTGGCAACACATCTTCATCCCTGTCCTGCCACCCCACCTGCTGGACTACTGCTG TGCACCGATGCCGTACCTCATCGGGGTCCACGCCAGCCTATCGGAG AGGGTGAGGAGTCGTGGGTTGGAGGAAGTCGTCATTCTGAATGTGGACACAAACACTCTGGAAACTCCCTTTGAAGACCTGAAAAGGATTCCTTCAGACGTG GTGTCCGGGTTGAAGGCGTGTTTGAAGCGCCAGGCCGTGTCTCCTGGCTGCGGGGTCTCAAGGGCCTTCCTGAAAGCTCAGGCTCTGCTGTTCGGAGGCTACAGGGATGCGCTGcagggtcaaaag GAGGGTGAGGTGTGGTTCAGCGAGGAGCTGTTTGTAGATCACAAGTCTGCCAGCATGAGGCAGTTCCTACAGAGTGCCATTCATTTGCAGTCCTTCAAACAG ttcaTTGACGGCCGCCTGGATATTCTGAACGAAGAGAAGGAACCAGATGATCTCTTTGAGGAGGAGATATTAAAGTGTGAAGCAGCTGCAg GAAGAAGCAAATCCTATCAACAGTTAGTTGGTAACTTAAAG aaagggggaggagcgCTGATCCTGAACATGAAGTCCAAAGCAAACATGAGG GCCAAAGGTCTCACCAAGTCTGGTTTGAAAAACCTGCTGATGCACAAG GCTCACAATGAAGAACACACCCTTCAGAGAGGAGGGTCTGTGTCGCACCGCCGTGCCCAATCTGACTGCTTGCAGAACCGCCTGCCAATCACGCCACACTTCGGGAGG TCTCGCCCCCGTCGGCCCGGTAACAACCTGAGGGCTCCCAGAGATGAGGAAGACATGCAGGACACTGGAGACCCGTGGGCCGG AGCTGTGTCTGAGCCCGCGGTCCATCCTGACTCTGAGCgccaggaggatgaagaggaggacgatTCACCGCTGTGTGACCCGGAGGAGATGGATCTGCTGGGCGAGATCTTTGACACGCTCGGCTCGCGGAGCTCCCACGAACGAGGCCTGCTGTACGGGACACGCAGCCTGGATCTGTTCGCACCGGACAGCCATGACTATATCACAAAG GGCCGTTTTCCAGCCAACCCGAGCCAGGAGAGCCTGTCTCTGTCCATCAGCGGCAGCCTCCACAGCTGGAATCAGGAAACCACCGAGGAGCTGTCAGACCTGACGGaggactctgattggctgtgcctggcaccagaggaggaggggacagacaGTCTGCTGGCAGTGTGTGAAGTGGGGGAGCAAGAAATCAGAGAAAGGGAGGTCagagaggaacaggaagaagtCAAGGTAGCAACAAATgggaaacaagaggaagaaaTAGACGACGGGTGGAATAACTGTGAGGAAGTGAGGTTAGAGGTGAAGACGGAGGGtcgagaagaaaagagagcgaGTTTAGGAGAGGACCCCGGAAAAGAAGTGGCTGATGAACGATTGAGAGAAATGGAGGACGTGCAAAATCCAAATAAGGAGGTAGAAAACGAAATGAGGGAAATGCAGAAAAACAaagcaagagaagaagaggagaaagaaacgCAGGAGGAGAAAGGTAAAGAGGTGACttcaaacacatttataaaaacgATTCCCTTTCCCCTCAACCCCGAGGAGGACAATCTGAAACCCACAGCtcctcctgggcctcggagTCTCACTGTGGACCCTCCAGctcagaggaaaaggagggaaggagcaggagcgaaagaggagcaggagaagaggCAGAGCCCCTCTCCTCCGAAAGAGCTCCCTGCTGTCGCACGCTTCCAGTCTCCGGCGTCCGGGACCGCCGAGCCGGCCGGACCGGGGAGACCCTGCAGCTCGCCGTGTGACTCAGATACacccgaggagaggagacgctcagaggGCCACGAGGACGAGGACCTGCCTCCGAGCAAAGTGTCTGAACTGAAGAAGCGATTTGAAGCTTAG
- the dennd1c gene encoding DENN domain-containing protein 1B isoform X2 has product MGSRLKENPERTFYWFFEAACPVARDKDPGVLFQFPEDFSDEESCQMLPRFCFPYDIQRVREGAAVQQFTFVLTDLEGCQRFGFCRLTNNTNTCLCILSYLPWFEVFYKLLNNLADYLTKGQTNEMKALLAALYKQPLPPAAGSVTLQMVPYFIAPDPRSLPSIPENRNLTELIVAVDVGNLLQLYASTLFERRILIFASKLSTLTSCVHALSAVLYPMYWQHIFIPVLPPHLLDYCCAPMPYLIGVHASLSERVRSRGLEEVVILNVDTNTLETPFEDLKRIPSDVVSGLKACLKRQAVSPGCGVSRAFLKAQALLFGGYRDALQGQKEGEVWFSEELFVDHKSASMRQFLQSAIHLQSFKQFIDGRLDILNEEKEPDDLFEEEILKCEAAAGRSKSYQQLVGNLKKGGGALILNMKSKANMRAKGLTKSGLKNLLMHKAHNEEHTLQRGGSVSHRRAQSDCLQNRLPITPHFGRSRPRRPGNNLRAPRDEEDMQDTGDPWAGAVSEPAVHPDSERQEDEEEDDSPLCDPEEMDLLGEIFDTLGSRSSHERGLLYGTRSLDLFAPDSHDYITKGRFPANPSQESLSLSISGSLHSWNQETTEELSDLTEDSDWLCLAPEEEGTDSLLAVCEVGEQEIREREVREEQEEVKVATNGKQEEEIDDGWNNCEEVRLEVKTEGREEKRASLGEDPGKEVADERLREMEDVQNPNKEVENEMREMQKNKAREEEEKETQEEKGKEVTSNTFIKTIPFPLNPEEDNLKPTAPPGPRSLTVDPPAQRKRREGAGAKEEQEKRQSPSPPKELPAVARFQSPASGTAEPAGPGRPCSSPCDSDTPEERRRSEGHEDEDLPPSKVSELKKRFEA; this is encoded by the exons ATGGGCTCCAGACTGAA AGAAAACCCTGAGCGAACCTTCTACTGGTTCTTTGAAGCAGCGTGCCCCGTAGCCCGAGACAAAG ATCCTGGTGTACTGTTTCAGTTTCCAGAGGACTTCAGTGATGAG GAGTCTTGTCAAATGTTACCCAGGTTCTGCTTCCCATATGACATCCAAAG agtgagggagggagcggCCGTGCAGCAATTCACTTTTGTTTTGACCGACCTCGAGGGATGCCAGCGGTTTGGCTTTTGCCGTCTcaccaacaacacaaacacctgCCTTTGCATCCTGAG TTATCTTCCGTGGTTTGAAGTGTTTTACAAACTTCTCAACAACTTGGCGGATTACCTCACAAAAGGACAG ACCAATGAGATGAAAGCGCTGCTGGCGGCCCTCTACAAGCAGCCCTTACCCCCGGCAGCTGGATCTGTCACTCTGCAGATG GTTCCATACTTCATTGCTCCAGACCCCAGAAGTCTCCCTTCCATCCCTGAAAAT AGGAACCTGACGGAGCTGATCGTGGCAGTCGATGTGGGCAACCTGCTGCAGCTCTATGCCAGCACGCTGTTTGAGAGACGCATCCTCATCTTTGCCAGCAAACTCAGCACT ctGACGTCTTGCGTGCATGCACTCAGTGCGGTGTTGTACCCGATGTACTGGCAACACATCTTCATCCCTGTCCTGCCACCCCACCTGCTGGACTACTGCTG TGCACCGATGCCGTACCTCATCGGGGTCCACGCCAGCCTATCGGAG AGGGTGAGGAGTCGTGGGTTGGAGGAAGTCGTCATTCTGAATGTGGACACAAACACTCTGGAAACTCCCTTTGAAGACCTGAAAAGGATTCCTTCAGACGTG GTGTCCGGGTTGAAGGCGTGTTTGAAGCGCCAGGCCGTGTCTCCTGGCTGCGGGGTCTCAAGGGCCTTCCTGAAAGCTCAGGCTCTGCTGTTCGGAGGCTACAGGGATGCGCTGcagggtcaaaag GAGGGTGAGGTGTGGTTCAGCGAGGAGCTGTTTGTAGATCACAAGTCTGCCAGCATGAGGCAGTTCCTACAGAGTGCCATTCATTTGCAGTCCTTCAAACAG ttcaTTGACGGCCGCCTGGATATTCTGAACGAAGAGAAGGAACCAGATGATCTCTTTGAGGAGGAGATATTAAAGTGTGAAGCAGCTGCAg GAAGAAGCAAATCCTATCAACAGTTAGTTGGTAACTTAAAG aaagggggaggagcgCTGATCCTGAACATGAAGTCCAAAGCAAACATGAGG GCCAAAGGTCTCACCAAGTCTGGTTTGAAAAACCTGCTGATGCACAAG GCTCACAATGAAGAACACACCCTTCAGAGAGGAGGGTCTGTGTCGCACCGCCGTGCCCAATCTGACTGCTTGCAGAACCGCCTGCCAATCACGCCACACTTCGGGAGG TCTCGCCCCCGTCGGCCCGGTAACAACCTGAGGGCTCCCAGAGATGAGGAAGACATGCAGGACACTGGAGACCCGTGGGCCGG AGCTGTGTCTGAGCCCGCGGTCCATCCTGACTCTGAGCgccaggaggatgaagaggaggacgatTCACCGCTGTGTGACCCGGAGGAGATGGATCTGCTGGGCGAGATCTTTGACACGCTCGGCTCGCGGAGCTCCCACGAACGAGGCCTGCTGTACGGGACACGCAGCCTGGATCTGTTCGCACCGGACAGCCATGACTATATCACAAAG GGCCGTTTTCCAGCCAACCCGAGCCAGGAGAGCCTGTCTCTGTCCATCAGCGGCAGCCTCCACAGCTGGAATCAGGAAACCACCGAGGAGCTGTCAGACCTGACGGaggactctgattggctgtgcctggcaccagaggaggaggggacagacaGTCTGCTGGCAGTGTGTGAAGTGGGGGAGCAAGAAATCAGAGAAAGGGAGGTCagagaggaacaggaagaagtCAAGGTAGCAACAAATgggaaacaagaggaagaaaTAGACGACGGGTGGAATAACTGTGAGGAAGTGAGGTTAGAGGTGAAGACGGAGGGtcgagaagaaaagagagcgaGTTTAGGAGAGGACCCCGGAAAAGAAGTGGCTGATGAACGATTGAGAGAAATGGAGGACGTGCAAAATCCAAATAAGGAGGTAGAAAACGAAATGAGGGAAATGCAGAAAAACAaagcaagagaagaagaggagaaagaaacgCAGGAGGAGAAAGGTAAAGAGGTGACttcaaacacatttataaaaacgATTCCCTTTCCCCTCAACCCCGAGGAGGACAATCTGAAACCCACAGCtcctcctgggcctcggagTCTCACTGTGGACCCTCCAGctcagaggaaaaggagggaaggagcaggagcgaaagaggagcaggagaagaggCAGAGCCCCTCTCCTCCGAAAGAGCTCCCTGCTGTCGCACGCTTCCAGTCTCCGGCGTCCGGGACCGCCGAGCCGGCCGGACCGGGGAGACCCTGCAGCTCGCCGTGTGACTCAGATACacccgaggagaggagacgctcagaggGCCACGAGGACGAGGACCTGCCTCCGAGCAAAGTGTCTGAACTGAAGAAGCGATTTGAAGCTTAG
- the LOC130189740 gene encoding tubulin beta-4B chain-like yields the protein MREIVHLQAGQCGNQIGAKFWEVISDEHGIDPTGSYHGDSDLQLDRINVYYNEASGGKYVPRAILVDLEPGTMDSVRSGPFGQIFRPDNFVFGQSGAGNNWAKGHYTEGAELVDSVMDVVRKEAESCDCLQGFQLTHSLGGGTGSGMGTLLISKIREEYPDRIMNTFSVVPSPKVSDTVVEPYNATLSIHQLVENTDETYCIDNEALYDICFRTLKLTTPTYGDLNHLVSATMSGVTTCLRFPGQLNADLRKLAVNMVPFPRLHFFMPGFAPLTSRGSQQYRALSVPELTQQMFDAKNMMAACDPRHGRYLTVAAVFRGRMSMKEVDEQMLNVQNKNSSYFVEWIPNNVKTAVCDIPPRGLKMAATFIGNSTAIQELFKRISEQFTAMFRRKAFLHWYTGEGMDEMEFTEAESNMNDLVSEYQQYQDATAEEGEFEEEGEEEAA from the exons ATGCGTGAAATCGTGCACCTGCAGGCCGGGCAGTGCGGGAACCAGATTGGAGCAAAG TTCTGGGAGGTGATCAGTGACGAGCACGGCATCGATCCAACAGGAAGCTACCATGGAGACAGCGACCTGCAGCTGGACAGGATCAATGTCTACTACAATGAGGCTTCAG GTGGGAAGTACGTGCCCAGAGCCATCTTAGTGGATCTGGAGCCAGGCACGATGGACTCTGTTCGCTCTGGCCCCTTCGGACAGATCTTCAGACCCGACAACTTTGTCTTTG GCCAGAGTGGAGCTGGTAACAACTGGGCGAAGGGCCACTACACAGAGGGAGCCGAGCTGGTGGACTCGGTCATGGACGTTGTGAGGAAGGAGGCTGAGAGCTGCGACTGCCTGCAGGGTTTCCAGCTCACACACTCGCTGGGCGGTGGTACCGGCTCCGGTATGGGAACCCTGCTCATCAGCAAGATCCGTGAAGAGTACCCCGACCGTATCATGAACACCTTCAGCGTGGTGCCCTCTCCTAAG GTGTCAGACACGGTGGTGGAGCCCTACAACGCCACACTGTCCATCCACCAGCTGGTCGAGAACACCGACGAGACCTACTGCATCGACAACGAGGCCCTATACGACATCTGCTTCCGCACCCTAAAGCTCACCACGCCCACGTACGGCGACCTCAACCACCTGGTCTCCGCCACCATGAGCGGCGTGACGACGTGCCTGCGTTTCCCCGGGCAGCTCAACGCCGACCTCCGCAAGCTGGCCGTCAACATGGTGCCCTTCCCTCGTCTGCACTTCTTCATGCCGGGCTTCGCCCCGCTCACCAGCCGAGGCAGCCAGCAGTACCGCGCCCTGTCGGTGCCCGAACTCACGCAGCAGATGTTTGACGCCAAGAACATGATGGCGGCCTGCGACCCGCGCCACGGCCGCTACCTGACGGTGGCCGCCGTGTTCCGCGGCCGCATGTCCATGAAAGAGGTGGACGAGCAGATGCTCAACGTGCAGAACAAGAACAGCAGCTACTTCGTGGAATGGATCCCGAACAACGTGAAGACGGCCGTGTGCGACATCCCGCCCCGCGGCCTCAAGATGGCCGCCACCTTCATCGGCAACAGCACGGCCATCCAGGAGCTGTTCAAGCGCATCTCTGAGCAGTTCACCGCCATGTTCCGCCGCAAGGCCTTCCTCCACTGGTACACCGGCGAGGGCATGGACGAGATGGAGTTCACGGAGGCGGAGAGCAACATGAACGACTTGGTGTCCGAGTACCAGCAGTACCAGGACGCCACGGCGGAGGAGGGCGAGttcgaggaggagggagaggaggaagcggCCTAA